Genomic window ([Empedobacter] haloabium):
TGCGCTACGGCTGCGCGATCCTGCGCATGTATATCGACATGGAGCGTGGCGACCTGTATCTCGCGCTGGGCCGCTACAACGGCAGCCGCGGGCGGCCGGAGTATCCGAATGCGGTGCTGAAGGCCTGGAACAATTGGAAGTAAGCCGCAAAAACCGGGGTCAGGTCTGTCATTCGGACAAAATGTCCGAATGACAGACCTGACCCCGGTTTGTTTTCAGCCAAAAAAATACCCCGGTCGCGGCGCGCCGGGGCTGTCGTCGACGGCTCTCATGCCGCCGCCGCTTATTTCAGGTGATCGGAGATCAGCTTCGTCATCTCGAACATGGACACTTGCGCCTTGCCGCCGAAAACGGCTTTCAGTTTGTCGTCCGCGTTGATCATGCGGCGGTTGGCGGCGTCCTGCAGATTGTGCTTCTTGATGTAATCCCAGACTTTTTCGTGACTTCGGTGCGCGGCAGCGGGGAGGCGCCTACTACCGGGGACAGTGCGGCCGAAGGAGTCATCTCTTTCATGAATGCCGCGTTGGGCTTGCGTGCTGCGGGTGCTGCCTTTTTCGCTGCCGGCTTGGCTGCAGCTTTCGCTGGAGCGGCGGCCTTCTTCGCCGGAGCCGCTTTGGTTGCGGCCTTCTTGGCTGGTGCTGCCGGGGATTTCTTGGCTGTTGCCATATTCGAGCCTCCTTAACAAACACATGGAAAATTGCGCAATACAATCGCACGGCTAATATTGGTGGGGATTGTTTAAGTATGCAAGCGTTTTTCGCGTTTTTTGTGGGAAACGACACGTAAGATAACGCCAACAACGCAAAAACCGCCGGGACGCGTTCGCGGCCGGCGGTTTTGCTGTGATTTCGGTTCGCTGCGGTGGTGAAAACCGGGGACAGTCCCCTTTGGGGACAGTCCCCAACGCATCATGCGCCGCAGGCTTTCAGCGCAGCCCAGGCATCATGCCCTTCATCGAGCGCATCATCTTCATCATGCCGCCACCCGACAGCTTTTTCATCATCGTCTGCATCTGCTCGAACTGATTGAGCATGCGGTTCACTTCCTGCACCTGCACGCCGGCGCCGGCCGCGATGCGGCGCTTGCGCGCGGCCTTGATCAGTTCCGGCTTGGCCCGTTCGGCCGGCGTCATCGAGTCGATGATGCCGACCATGCGGCGCACCTGCTTGTCCGCCTGGTCCATGTTGGCGCCGCCGGCGGCCTGCTGGAACTGCGCCGGCAGCTTGTCCACCAGGCTGGCCATGCCGCCCATCTTCTTCATCTGGCCCAGCTGCGCCTTGAAGTCGTTCATGTCGAACTTGCCGCCCGACTTGACCTTGGCCGCCAGGTCGGCCGCGGCCTTCTGGTCGACGCCCTTGCGCGCTTCCTCGACCAGCGCGAGGATGTCGCCCATGCCCAGGATGCGGTTGGCCATGCGCGCCGGATCGAACGGCTCCAGGCCATCGAGCTTTTCGGACACGCCGGCGAACTTGATCGGCTTGCCGGTGATATGGCGCACCGACAGCGCCGCGCCGCCGCGCGAATCGCCATCGAGCTTGGTCAGCACGATACCGGTCAGCGGCAGCGCCTCGTTGAAGGCCTTGGCCGTGTTGATCGCGTCCTGGCCCAGCATCGCGTCGACGACGAACAGCGTCTCGACCGGCTTGACGGCGCCATGCACGGCCGCGATTTCCTTCATCATCTCTTCGTCGATACCGAGGCGGCCGGCCGTGTCGACGATCAGCACGTCGTGATAGTGCTTCTTGGCCCAGTCCAGCGCGGCCAGCGCGATATCGACCGGCTTGTCGGTGGACGACGATGGGAAGAAGTCGGCGCCGGCCTGGCCCGTGACGGACTGCAGCTGGGCGATCGCGGCGGGACGATAGACGTCGGCAGAGACGGTCAGCACTTTCTTCTTCTTCTCTTCGCGCAGGTACTTGGCCAGCTTGCCGACGGTGGTGGTTTTACCGACACCCTGCAGGCCCGCCATCAGGATGATCGCGGGCGGTTGCTGCGCAAAGCTCAGTTGCGTTGCTTCCGGACCCAGGTCGGCCCCCATCAGCGCGCCCAGTTCGCGCTGCACGACGCCGACCAGGGCCTGGCCCGGCGTCAGGGACGAGATCACTTCCTCGCCCAGCGCCTTCTCCTTGACCTTGCCGATGAATTCGCGCACCGCCGGCAGCGCCACGTCGGCCTCCAGCAGCGCCAGGCGCACTTCGCGCAGCATCTCGGCGGTGTTCGCCTCGGTCAGGCGGGCCTCGCCGCGCATGGTCTTGACGACCTTGGCGAGGCGTTGAGTCAGATTGTCTAGCATGATGAACCTGTGGATTGGACGCCCGGCCGGCCGGGCAGATGGCTGCATTCTACCCGATCGCACCGGGTGCCGCGCCACGACGCGGTACCCGGCGCTGCGGCCGGATCAGTGCGGCGCGACCAGGCGCAGCACGGCGCCGCCGGAGATCACGGCGAACGAGCCAGGGCCCGTCGGCACGATGTCGCGCGGCTGGTACAGCAGGCCGGGCAGAGGGCCCAGGCGTGGCCCGAAGATGCCGTTCTCGCCCGCCACGATCGATTGGGCGCCGCCGGGCGTGGTGCGCAGCACGATCTGGCGTTCGGTGTCGACACTGTATGTATTGCCGTCCGGGGCGGCGCGCAAGCCGGCCGGCAGGGCCGGGATGGTGGTCACGACGCCGGCTGGAGTCACCTTGCGGAAGCTGCGCACGGTAGTGCCCAGCTGGGTGTCGGTCACGTAGATGTTGTCATCGGCATCGATGCCCTCGACGCGCGGCCGCGTGAAGCGCGCCATGGAGCCGGTGCCGTCGCGCTGGTCGTCGGTGCCGGCGCCGGCCACGCCGGCCACCACCGACAGGGCCCCTTGCGGCGTAACACGATAGATCGCGCCGCCTTTCGGGAAGCCCCGGATTACTGACGATACTGCGTTGGCCACATAGATGTCACCGTTGGACGCGACGGCGATGCCGTTGGCGACCTCGAACGGAGCGTCGATGACGGTGCTGACGGTACCGTCCGGGGCGATCTTGCGGATGTGCAGGCCGAGCGACTCCAGCGCGTGCCAGGCGACCACCGGCTCGGGCTTTTCCAGGACGTACTACATTGCCGTCCGGGCTGGCGGCGAGGTCGGTCGGCGAAACAAAGCGCGCCTGGACACCCTTGCCGTTGATCTGCGCCGTGCTGTCGCCCTCCAGGCCGGCCAGCAGCGTGAAGCCGCCGCTGGCGGTGCCGCGCAGGATTTCGCCCTGGCTCGCCAGTAGCAGGGTGCCGCCGGCACCCGAGCGCAAGAGGGTGTGCGCGCTGGTCGAGGCGGGCGCCGAGTTGACCGGGTCATTGAAGCGGGCAACGGTGGTGACGGTGCCGTCCAGGGCGACACGGCGGATCAGCCGTTCCACGCTCGGGTCCGAGCCTTTCTGGTCGAGCACATAGATTTGCCCGGAGTTGACCGTGAGCGAGGTCGGCGTGCCGAAGTGCGCTGTGCCGCGTGGACCGTCGACAGGACCGACGGCGCCAGTTGCCGTGCCCGCCACCGTCGAGACCTGCATGCTGGCCGGTACCAGCGCGCGTACGAGGTCCCTATCGAGCAGGTAAAGCGTGCCATTGCTGCCCCAGGCCGCATCCGTCAGGTCCTGGAAGCGGGCAGCGCTGCCGATGCCATCCTCGCTACGGGTATCGGTCGCGTCACCGGCCACGAGCTGGGCGGAATTGCCGGTCACGCGCCAGACCGCGCTGCGCGTCAGCAAGTACAGCGTACCGGCCGTGTCGGTAAGGATCCGCACGCTGGTCTTGTCCGTGTGCGCCGCATCGAGCACGGTGCCGACACTGCCATCGGGACGCAGCACGCGCACGCGCAGATCGCCGTCGTAGTCCAGTATGTACAAGGAACCATCCGGCGCCAGGGCAACGCTTTTCGCTTCGCCCAGTTGCGCCTGCGCGGCGCTGCCGTCCGCATGGCCATAGGGCAGCCGAGCCAGCGTCGTGACGGTGCCGTCGGGCTTGACCCGGCGCATGGCGCTCGGGCGGCCGCGTTCCACTTCGTTGCGCGCAAAACGCAGTGCGTCGGCGACGAACGCGTTGCCGGTGGCATCGACGGCGATGTCGCGGATATTGGCAAAGCGGGCGGCGGTGCCGCTGCCGTCCAGCATGGCCAGGCTGCCCAGCGAGCCGGCGATCAGTTCCAGCCGTGGCGCGCCAGGATCGGGATAGACGGTCAGGCGCAGAGTCTTGCTGCCGCCGGTCCAGGTCGCGGTCAGGGTGACGACGGTCGGGACGGTGACCGCCGCTGGCGGCTGGTAGGCCGCATTGGGGCCGCTCGCCACCGTGATGCGGCCAGGGCTACCGTCGCCCAGCGTCCAGCTCGGGGAGGAGCCGTCCGAGGCCGTGGCACGCAAGGCCACCGGCACGCCGCCCGCCAATACCTGGGCGGCGGCGAGGCTGGCGGCGCCGGTGACCGGCGCAGGCGGCGGTGGGGACACCGGGGACGTCGTGGCGGGGCTGTCGCCGCCGCCACCGCCGCAGCCGGCCAGCGTCAGTGCCAGTACGGCGGCGTAAAAGGTGTTCTTGTGGAAGGCTAGTTTCATAGTAGTGAAAGATGAAAGGCATCGGTTGTCGGGCGGAGCGCTACATTCCAGTCCGCGATTGTAGGATTATGACGGTTTCCAACACACCGAATTCTCACCAAGTGTCACATTGCGGTCGCCTTTTTTTCCTCACCGGCGTGCCTGGGCCGCCGCGCGGCAACCGATGAAAAACCTCACCAATTGTCACAGTCGTGCACAGAGCCGCTCAACATTTGTGATTTCTCATTGACAACTTTTCGTCCAGAATGCATCGTGCTGCCTTGTTCAACCGGGAGAGACCATGTCCGCTGTTTTTGAGTCCGCCGTGCCGGCGGCACCGCGCGAGGAGCGCATCGAATTCACTGCCACCGGCAGCGAATATTTCCGCATCTGGATCGTCAACCTGCTGCTGACGATCGTCACCCTGGGCATCTACTCCGCCTGGGCCAAGGTGCGCCGCAACCAGTACTTCTACGCCAGCACGCGCCTGGCCGGCAGTTCGTTCGAATACCACGGCAAGCCGCTGGCGATCCTGCGCGGGCGCGTCGTCGGTGTCGTCCTGCTGGGCAGCTACCAGCTGGCGTTACGCTACCACCCGCCGACCGCCGGCATCGTCCTGATCCTGATCGCCGGCCTGATGCCATGGCTGATCTGGAAAAGCCTGCAGTTCGCGCTGCACAACAGCAGCTACCGCGGCGTGCGCTTCGGTTTCCGCGGCAGCTGGAAAGGCGCCTACCTGCACTACCTGGGGCTGCCGCTGCTGTCGGGCTTGACGCTGGGCCTGCTGTATCCGTTCGTGCACCAGCGCGTCAAGCGCTTCCAGCACAGCGAGAGCCGCTTCGGCGCGACGCATTTCGCCTTCGATGCGCCCGTGGGCAAGTTCTACAAGGCGTACGGCGTGCTGGTACTGCTGCTGGTGCTGGGCAGCGCGGTCGCCATCGCTATCGTCGCCGCCCTGGCGGGCGGCTTCAGCGCGCTCAATGGCGGCAACACCGACATCCTGGTCCGCGCCGGCCAGACCCTGGTGGTGTTCGTCGGCTTCTTCGGCTGGTATGCCTATCTGCTGTGCGTGCTGTGGGCGTTCATGGCCGTACTGCAGAACCTGATCTGGAACCATACGCAACTCGGTCCGCACCGCTTCCGTTCGACGATGAAATGGACCAGCCTTGCTGGCCTGTACATCACCAACACGCTGGCCATCATCTGCAC
Coding sequences:
- the ffh gene encoding signal recognition particle protein; the encoded protein is MLDNLTQRLAKVVKTMRGEARLTEANTAEMLREVRLALLEADVALPAVREFIGKVKEKALGEEVISSLTPGQALVGVVQRELGALMGADLGPEATQLSFAQQPPAIILMAGLQGVGKTTTVGKLAKYLREEKKKKVLTVSADVYRPAAIAQLQSVTGQAGADFFPSSSTDKPVDIALAALDWAKKHYHDVLIVDTAGRLGIDEEMMKEIAAVHGAVKPVETLFVVDAMLGQDAINTAKAFNEALPLTGIVLTKLDGDSRGGAALSVRHITGKPIKFAGVSEKLDGLEPFDPARMANRILGMGDILALVEEARKGVDQKAAADLAAKVKSGGKFDMNDFKAQLGQMKKMGGMASLVDKLPAQFQQAAGGANMDQADKQVRRMVGIIDSMTPAERAKPELIKAARKRRIAAGAGVQVQEVNRMLNQFEQMQTMMKKLSGGGMMKMMRSMKGMMPGLR
- a CDS encoding YjgN family protein, with amino-acid sequence MSAVFESAVPAAPREERIEFTATGSEYFRIWIVNLLLTIVTLGIYSAWAKVRRNQYFYASTRLAGSSFEYHGKPLAILRGRVVGVVLLGSYQLALRYHPPTAGIVLILIAGLMPWLIWKSLQFALHNSSYRGVRFGFRGSWKGAYLHYLGLPLLSGLTLGLLYPFVHQRVKRFQHSESRFGATHFAFDAPVGKFYKAYGVLVLLLVLGSAVAIAIVAALAGGFSALNGGNTDILVRAGQTLVVFVGFFGWYAYLLCVLWAFMAVLQNLIWNHTQLGPHRFRSTMKWTSLAGLYITNTLAIICTLGLFIPFAHVRALKYRLESTTLVVAGSLDDVVAAKGSDVNSVGESVADLAGIDLAL